The Brevibacillus humidisoli DNA segment TCATCAGAAAAATGGCGAAGGGCAGTTGAAAGGCCACGTAGGGTATGATCAGAGCCCAATAGGTGTTGTACAGCCCGATAGACTGCAGGATCTGATACAGAGAGATCAGGCTCGCCTGTGGAGCAAGCATCAGACCGCTCAAGATAATCAGCAGAAGCAGGTCGGCACCTGCAAAACGAAACCGGCTCAGCCCGTACGCTGCCATCGAACCAAGCAGCAAAATGATCAGCACCGAGACCGTCGTGACAAAAATGCTGTTGAAAAAGTACTGCCCGATCCCCACATCCCAAGCGCCTGTATAGTTTTCCCACATCCATTGTTTCGGAAGGGACCATGTATTGAGAAAAAACTCGCGATTGGTTTTAAACCCGTTCATGATCAACCAGAGCAGCGGATACAGGATACCGATCGCATAGAGCGTGAACCAGACCCATATGAGGATACGACACAGTTTGCTTTGCAGCGTAATCACCCCGCTCACACCTCCCGGCCCGATTTGGATAGCTTCATTTGCAGGACAGACAGGGTAAACGTGATGACAAAGATGACCGTCGCAATCGTCGTCGCATAGCCCATCTCGTCATTGCGAAAAGCTGCCCGGTATACCATCGTGCCCAGTACTTCCGTGGAACGCCCTGGCCCGCCAAATGTCATCACATAGACTTCATCAAATACTTTAAAAGCGCCAATCACCGTAATGATCGTACCCACCAGGATCATATCCTTGATCTGCGGGATCGTGATGGCAAAGAATGTCTGAATCCGATTGGCCCCATCGATCATCGATGCCTCATACAACTCACTGGGAATTTTGTGCATCGCAATCAGAAAAAGCATCGTCATATAACCGGTAAATTGCCATTGCGATACGGCGATAACCGCATAAATCGCTGTTTTGCTGTCACCCAGCCAGGCATGGGCCCATTCTGTTTGTCCTATCGCCTTGATCACCCCGTTCACCAATCCGATGTCGGGATTGTACAGCAGCTGCCAGAGCAACCCCACCACCGCAATGGAGATGACAGACGGGATAAAAAAGATCGTCCGAAACAACGGCTGCCATTTTCTGAACAAGCGATCCTCCAGAATCGCCGCGATCACCAAGCCCCCTCCGACCTGAAAGAGGATCGAAATCAAGGCATACAGCGAATTGTTTTTTAGCGCTGTATAAAAGACCGGGTCCTGGAACAGCCTGGCGTAATACTCCCACCCCACAAATACTTTCTCCACAGAGAAAGCACTCCATCTGAACAAGCTGTAATAGATGTTCAGAATCATGGGCAGGAAGACAAACATCAGGATGAGAAGGAGTGCCGGAAGAATAAACGGGAGCGCCGACCGGCCATTCTGATACGTCTTCAGCATCCGTTTCCCCTCCCTCGGCGAGGCAAGCGTCCAGGACGTCGGCTTGCCCCTGCCAGATTTGCTAGTTCACTTCCTGCTTCACTTCTTGTGCCACCGCCTGAACTTCTCGCATGATCTCCTCCGGTGACTTCGTGCCGTCCAACAGAAGCTGGATGTTGGACAGATAGACATCCGCTATTTTGGCGTGCACGTCGGTATCCAGCCACTGCGCCATACCTTCGGCCTGCTTCATCACCTCAACACCCTCCGCTACTTGCTTGAGAGCGGTTTGATCATTTGTCGCCCCAACGATCGGACTTGGCCAGCCCAGTTGTTTCACCATTTTTTCCGCATTCTCCTTGCTGGTCAGGAATTTGAGGAACATAATCGCTTCCTGCGGATGTTTGGTTTGGGATGAGACGATAAAACCATCTGGCGCTCCTGTGATGTAGTGTTGGTTCCCTTTCCCTTCTGTGATCTCGGGCATTGGGAAGAAGTCCCACTCGACTTGAATATTTTTCTCTACCGTCGGAAACTCTTCCAGCTCCACATAAATCATGGCTCCTTTTTCTGCATAGAACAGCTGTGTGGCCATATCGTGGGAGTTGGAATTGACGTTGTCGTTGAAATACTGTTTGTCCTGCAGTTCCTTCAGATACTCCAACGCCTTTATATAGCCTGGATCGGTAAACTCTCCTGTCCTCGGATCATAGTCCTTGATTCGTACGTCCGTCCCCACCATTTTTTGATTCAATCCGGCCAAATAATGGATCGCTGCCCACGGACTGCCGTTTCCGAGCATGATCGGCGTTTCTCCGGCCTGCTTCAACTTATCTAATAAATCCAAAAATTCATTCCATGTCTGAGGCTCCTCCAGCTGATGCTTCTCAAAGATCTGCTTGTTATAGACAAAGAACTTGCCGTTGAACCGGAGCGGAATCCCATATTGTTTTCCCTCTGCTGAAAACGGTTGCAAAGAGGCGGGAATAAAACTGTCGTTCCACGCAGCATCCTCGCGCAGATATGGTGTCAGGTCCAACGCTGCACCGGATCGGACAAACTTTCTGGCAAACTCTCCCGACCAGGAAAACATGATGTCAGGAACGGAGCCTCCTCCCATGATCACGCGGAGTTTGTCTTTCATCGGCTCATCCGCTACAGCTTCCATGCTGATCTTGATGTTTGGATGCTGCTTTTCAAATTCTTTGACTACTTCCTCGAAGTATGGAGAGTATTCCGGCTGAGGCCACTTATGAAGAAATTTTAGTACGATCTGACCATCACCCGCCGAATCCTGCGAAGTGGAAGTGGAGCCTGCACACCCGCTGAAGACCAACGAGAACAGGATCAGAATAATCATGGTCATGTTTTTACTTTTGCTTTTGCCAAACAATCGTGATCCCTCCTTGTTATGTTCCACGATGAATCGGTGCACACCGTTTTCTCGCGTCACGCTCCTCTTTGACCCCGGCCCCGAACAAGGCTTCCTAAACCGACTCCTCATACGAGATGCCGTATCCGAATGCGCCTTCAACCAAGCAGGTCTGTGCAGCGAATCGGGCAGCTTCCTCCAGCGCAGCCGAAAGACCTTGCTCCCCTTGCAGAAAACGGAGGATAAACACCGTGAAAAATGAATCGCCGGCCCCCAGCGTATCCACAGGATTGACATGATGAGGGTGCTGTCGGTAGACATGCTCTCCATCGTATACAATGGCCCCTCGTGATCCCATCGTCGCCAATGCCAGTCTGCTTCCGCAGGAGACGATTTGCTTCAACAATCCTTCTACCTCGTCCTCTGGCACATGTCCGCAGGAAAGCAGGCTGTAATCAATGAATGGGCATAGACGCTGGAGCAACGACGGGCTCCAATCACTGGAAAAGTCAAACGAAAGCGGAATTCCCGCTTGATGAATCTTCCTGATCTCCTGTTCCATTCCGCTGTATATGCTGCTGTGAACGAGGTGGAATGATTGAAGATATGCCAGGTCTGTTGACGTCAGTTGAATGGGGTGTTCATTTTGTACGCCCCCATGGTTCCCGCCGACGAATACCCGATCCCCGTCGATCAGATCGACCAGAGCATAACCGTTCTCCCCTTCATGCTGCCTGCAGTGGGAGATATCAATGTCGAGACTCTGCATCGTCTGGATGATATGACTGGCTGCCCGATCATTGCCAAATACGCCGAGATAAGCGGCATCGATTCCCAATTGCTTGGCGTATACGCTAAAGTTCAGGGCATTTCCGCCTGGATATATCACCTTTTTATGTACATATTTGTCCACGACATTGTCCCCTACACCAATAACCCTCACCTGGACCTCCCCCCTTGGTATATCTGAAAATGGTATATACCATTTCTCTTAAAAAAAAGAGGTGTGCCGCATGCTGTCCGATCTTTCTATTTTTTCAGGTGCGGCTCCGAATAGAACTTCACAATGTCACTGCGGGTGATCGATTTGGAGAACTCAATCTCCCGTCCTTCTTCGTCAAACGCAACGGCCTCCAGCAAAATGCACGGACTCTCCGATTTGATTCTCAGTAACTTGCTGTCCATTTCATCGGAGAACGTGACCTGCATGTATTCCTTGGCTCTGACCAGGATGATTCCATACTCATCCTCCAATATTTGATACAACGAGGTATCATCCTCAATCAGCGCTTCAATCCCCGGGCAGTATTGGTATGGAATAAAAGATTCTTCAATAGCGACCGGCGTCTGGTTTGCCAAGCGCAAACGCTTGATCACAATCACTTCCTCACCTACCGGGATCTTCAGCAGATTGGCCAGTCGCACCTTGGCCTGATCCCTATAGACCGAGAGTTTTTGCGTGCTCGGTATCAGCCCTTTGCCCAACATGCTTTTGGTAAAACTGTTGAAAGTAATGAAGTTCATTTCAATCTTTTGGTTGGATATAAACGTCCCGGCGCCCACTCTCCGTTCAACCACCCCTTCTCTTTCCAGGATGGAGAGGGTATGTCTGGCTGTCATCCGACTGATGCCGTACTGCTCCGCCAGTTCTCTCTCCGAAGGCAGCTTATCCCCAGGTTTTACCTTACCGCTTTCGATGTCTTCCATGATTTTGTCCTTTAGCTGCTTGTAAAACGGAACTGGTTCTCTTGCTCGATCATTTCGACTCATTGGCGATTTCTCCTGATTGGTATATACCGTTTGTGTGTATCATACAATTTTCCCACTTTTCAGTCAAGGCAAAAAATAAAAATCATTCATCTGCAATTGTTTAAATACCTGCAAGCATGTTTGCACTGCATACAAGCAAACAAAATTCCTCGTAAGGGAAGACAATACATGGTTTTGGTTGTGTTTGCATCTGTTACCTGGGTGATCCTGGCCCTGTTTATGATGCTCCCCAACAAACTCGATAAACAAGACAATACCTTTTTCTTTATGGTTCTAATCCTTCTGAATTGCAACGGGTCCTGGATTTTTATTGAGGAGATGAAAGCGATCAAACTTGCTTCGCCGCTGCCTGCTAATTTCTCCTTTTTACTGTTTCGTACAATCATTCCG contains these protein-coding regions:
- a CDS encoding carbohydrate ABC transporter permease gives rise to the protein MITLQSKLCRILIWVWFTLYAIGILYPLLWLIMNGFKTNREFFLNTWSLPKQWMWENYTGAWDVGIGQYFFNSIFVTTVSVLIILLLGSMAAYGLSRFRFAGADLLLLIILSGLMLAPQASLISLYQILQSIGLYNTYWALIIPYVAFQLPFAIFLMRAYFLSIPRELEESALMDGCSTWRVYWHIVLPMGKPILASAALLTGMSIWNEFMFAMVFVEDTDLRTIPVGLMNLRSQLNTNFGMQMAGLAIAALPMVVAFVLLQKKFVRGLSAGSVKG
- a CDS encoding carbohydrate ABC transporter permease produces the protein MLKTYQNGRSALPFILPALLLILMFVFLPMILNIYYSLFRWSAFSVEKVFVGWEYYARLFQDPVFYTALKNNSLYALISILFQVGGGLVIAAILEDRLFRKWQPLFRTIFFIPSVISIAVVGLLWQLLYNPDIGLVNGVIKAIGQTEWAHAWLGDSKTAIYAVIAVSQWQFTGYMTMLFLIAMHKIPSELYEASMIDGANRIQTFFAITIPQIKDMILVGTIITVIGAFKVFDEVYVMTFGGPGRSTEVLGTMVYRAAFRNDEMGYATTIATVIFVITFTLSVLQMKLSKSGREV
- a CDS encoding ABC transporter substrate-binding protein; protein product: MFGKSKSKNMTMIILILFSLVFSGCAGSTSTSQDSAGDGQIVLKFLHKWPQPEYSPYFEEVVKEFEKQHPNIKISMEAVADEPMKDKLRVIMGGGSVPDIMFSWSGEFARKFVRSGAALDLTPYLREDAAWNDSFIPASLQPFSAEGKQYGIPLRFNGKFFVYNKQIFEKHQLEEPQTWNEFLDLLDKLKQAGETPIMLGNGSPWAAIHYLAGLNQKMVGTDVRIKDYDPRTGEFTDPGYIKALEYLKELQDKQYFNDNVNSNSHDMATQLFYAEKGAMIYVELEEFPTVEKNIQVEWDFFPMPEITEGKGNQHYITGAPDGFIVSSQTKHPQEAIMFLKFLTSKENAEKMVKQLGWPSPIVGATNDQTALKQVAEGVEVMKQAEGMAQWLDTDVHAKIADVYLSNIQLLLDGTKSPEEIMREVQAVAQEVKQEVN
- a CDS encoding fructoselysine 6-kinase, with amino-acid sequence MRVIGVGDNVVDKYVHKKVIYPGGNALNFSVYAKQLGIDAAYLGVFGNDRAASHIIQTMQSLDIDISHCRQHEGENGYALVDLIDGDRVFVGGNHGGVQNEHPIQLTSTDLAYLQSFHLVHSSIYSGMEQEIRKIHQAGIPLSFDFSSDWSPSLLQRLCPFIDYSLLSCGHVPEDEVEGLLKQIVSCGSRLALATMGSRGAIVYDGEHVYRQHPHHVNPVDTLGAGDSFFTVFILRFLQGEQGLSAALEEAARFAAQTCLVEGAFGYGISYEESV
- a CDS encoding GntR family transcriptional regulator encodes the protein MSRNDRAREPVPFYKQLKDKIMEDIESGKVKPGDKLPSERELAEQYGISRMTARHTLSILEREGVVERRVGAGTFISNQKIEMNFITFNSFTKSMLGKGLIPSTQKLSVYRDQAKVRLANLLKIPVGEEVIVIKRLRLANQTPVAIEESFIPYQYCPGIEALIEDDTSLYQILEDEYGIILVRAKEYMQVTFSDEMDSKLLRIKSESPCILLEAVAFDEEGREIEFSKSITRSDIVKFYSEPHLKK